A window of bacterium contains these coding sequences:
- a CDS encoding Mov34/MPN/PAD-1 family protein has protein sequence MQVFINESAFWGLLVSAIEVYKKESYGLLLGHKDGDMFMVVNAVACQKAERHATWVKARDKSYARIVNFFKNLPNLYVVGDFHSHPLHSTDLSAEDIDGMKPGQIYIVLEIKDKAKDKYWSYNEDGTLSGTTDSWFIKVAAYYIDPQTLKPKMADVLCPFAIGFDIKPKERKRNGQ, from the coding sequence ATGCAGGTATTCATCAATGAATCGGCCTTCTGGGGCCTGTTGGTCTCGGCCATAGAGGTCTATAAAAAGGAATCCTACGGCCTGCTGCTGGGCCACAAGGACGGCGACATGTTCATGGTGGTCAACGCCGTGGCCTGTCAGAAAGCCGAGCGCCATGCCACCTGGGTAAAGGCCCGGGACAAGTCCTACGCCCGGATCGTCAACTTCTTCAAAAACCTGCCCAACCTGTATGTGGTGGGCGACTTTCATTCCCACCCACTGCACAGCACCGACCTTAGCGCAGAAGACATCGACGGCATGAAACCGGGGCAGATATACATTGTGCTGGAGATCAAGGACAAGGCCAAGGACAAATACTGGAGCTACAACGAAGACGGCACCCTCTCCGGCACCACCGACAGCTGGTTCATCAAGGTCGCAGCCTATTACATAGATCCCCAAACCCTAAAACCCAAGATGGCCGATGTGCTGTGCCCGTTCGCCATAGGATTTGACATCAAGCCCAAGGAAAGAAAGCGCAATGGACAATGA
- a CDS encoding type II toxin-antitoxin system RelE/ParE family toxin: MKVLFLPLAQAELDEAFEWYEQQAVGLGGEFLDEFNQSIRLTVSFPQMFEQTEGGLRRCLIPRFPYGIFYGIEDDKIVIVAVAHLRKKPGYWIGRT; encoded by the coding sequence ATGAAGGTGCTGTTTTTGCCGCTGGCCCAAGCAGAACTTGATGAAGCTTTTGAGTGGTATGAGCAACAGGCGGTTGGTTTGGGCGGTGAATTTTTGGATGAGTTTAATCAATCAATTCGACTGACTGTATCTTTTCCCCAAATGTTTGAGCAGACCGAGGGGGGATTGCGGCGTTGCCTTATTCCAAGATTCCCCTATGGTATTTTTTACGGCATAGAAGATGATAAGATTGTAATTGTTGCCGTTGCTCATCTGAGGAAAAAACCTGGTTATTGGATTGGAAGAACATAA
- a CDS encoding addiction module protein, producing MDTTLKLVMEIEKLSPIDQLRVIDRVIRDVIKPDAEIDKIWAKEAAERWSAYKKGEIDPIGYDQVMAKYKK from the coding sequence ATGGATACTACGCTTAAATTGGTAATGGAAATTGAAAAACTTTCCCCTATTGACCAGTTGCGCGTCATAGACAGGGTGATTCGCGATGTCATTAAGCCGGATGCGGAAATTGACAAAATTTGGGCAAAGGAAGCCGCCGAACGTTGGAGCGCTTATAAAAAGGGAGAGATTGATCCCATAGGCTATGATCAAGTGATGGCCAAGTATAAAAAGTGA
- a CDS encoding PilX N-terminal domain-containing pilus assembly protein: protein MSQTNKQEKGIALVMALMLLLVMSVMVAGFMLTITNEQKMGGNQVRYVEALNLAEAGISEVSARLNLPTGDANAIAENTPQNADWEARILNETNLPAAEGNAQYYPALLAGTTNQLSYTVSDINSADAQYVLTARYKTNAAGNAIFFYDYGTGTQHLVNGPPFNAPNDNSFPIWVIRSTGMVGNVRRSVEAEVTRNKVEINVTAAVSCDQAVWATGAFSVCGHNHLMSTPVGTRVKQGGSSNPCHDDGWEVCDRDAAGYAADSCIAGGCLPGITTTGDANEPPKGGGDELGFPVGNSNTGTFKEIWEALGFATEADMRSAYNITQFNTKAGASITDGCGFYEYTGDMTPDGSKANELSISDLPDSSRGILWVRGPFDGVGAGCFKGLLYVDGEMAVSNKIWVLGAVMIKGDNVNYDGVSGNAPGAGRGMHMRGNGDLLYSSEMLQYVMQQISSSSIGLKQISWREIDIHN from the coding sequence ATGTCACAAACAAACAAACAGGAAAAAGGCATTGCCCTGGTGATGGCATTAATGCTGTTGCTGGTAATGTCGGTGATGGTGGCCGGCTTTATGCTGACCATCACCAACGAACAGAAGATGGGCGGCAACCAGGTGCGCTATGTGGAGGCCCTGAACCTGGCCGAGGCCGGGATCAGCGAAGTGTCGGCCCGTTTGAACCTGCCAACCGGCGATGCAAACGCCATAGCCGAGAATACGCCCCAAAATGCCGACTGGGAAGCCAGGATACTTAACGAGACCAACCTGCCGGCAGCGGAAGGGAATGCCCAGTATTACCCTGCTTTGCTGGCCGGAACCACCAACCAGCTGAGCTATACCGTCAGCGACATAAACAGCGCCGACGCCCAGTACGTTTTAACCGCCAGATACAAGACCAACGCCGCCGGTAATGCCATATTTTTCTACGATTACGGCACCGGGACCCAGCATTTGGTCAATGGCCCGCCTTTTAATGCTCCCAACGATAACAGTTTTCCCATCTGGGTGATCCGCTCCACCGGAATGGTGGGCAATGTCCGCCGCAGCGTGGAAGCGGAGGTGACCAGGAACAAGGTGGAGATAAACGTTACCGCCGCGGTCTCCTGCGATCAGGCGGTGTGGGCTACCGGCGCTTTCTCCGTTTGCGGGCATAATCATTTAATGTCCACACCAGTCGGAACAAGGGTCAAGCAGGGCGGCAGTAGCAATCCCTGTCATGATGACGGTTGGGAGGTTTGCGATAGGGATGCCGCCGGGTATGCGGCTGACAGTTGTATTGCGGGCGGGTGCCTGCCGGGCATTACCACCACCGGCGATGCCAATGAACCCCCTAAAGGTGGCGGTGATGAATTAGGGTTCCCGGTTGGTAACAGCAATACCGGAACATTTAAGGAGATCTGGGAGGCATTGGGCTTTGCCACCGAGGCCGATATGCGATCGGCCTATAATATCACGCAATTTAACACCAAAGCCGGAGCTTCTATAACCGACGGATGCGGGTTTTATGAATATACCGGCGATATGACCCCGGACGGAAGTAAAGCCAATGAATTAAGCATCAGTGACCTGCCGGACTCCAGCCGCGGCATTTTATGGGTAAGAGGTCCGTTTGACGGGGTAGGCGCGGGCTGTTTTAAGGGGTTATTATATGTAGATGGAGAAATGGCGGTTTCAAACAAGATCTGGGTATTAGGGGCCGTGATGATAAAAGGAGATAATGTGAACTATGATGGGGTGTCTGGTAATGCCCCCGGCGCCGGGCGCGGCATGCACATGAGGGGCAATGGTGACCTTTTGTACTCCAGCGAAATGCTGCAATACGTCATGCAGCAGATCAGCAGCAGTTCTATCGGCCTAAAACAGATATCCTGGCGGGAGATAGACATCCACAACTAA
- a CDS encoding prepilin-type N-terminal cleavage/methylation domain-containing protein produces the protein MNTKNLKDRGFTLIELMITMVMLSIIVVAIVSVVMSSQKAKRNTELISEAQQTARILVDMISDDVRSAGYGANTVAGHTPIVYAAPYDIMISANLAPYPDVPGTPGSPAAINPASTPLPGGSGSPLYDGGAGFADGAETIRYTFDSNNDKTVTTADRGDDLEERLTRNDELYSVTRQVFGFNATANSNGGNPLPVGLARSDFPAPAAGVIKPLFQYWISTAGGDVLHGDTDNNGSLSDEEIDNLTPVPAGSLRSISRVIITVTTATKSPNSKGVYEQVEIATTTTITRNIKITEGRVISGKVAIDGNDNQKYDSGETGIPNIKVENRTDGQVVYTDANGDYSFAVEAKKHTIEITLPTLTCTSTGSGFSVVDSAKLSYLLDATTSNVTRNFSLEPYTPGYVSGVVFEDLDGNGIKGSGELGIPGCTVYLKNSVMTDYTDSDGNYCIAAAPGTDSVKCIVIVHDPEYTPTIPNPPAHAVTITSGGSVDTMNFGFVTAGQCTLKGKVYLDDGNGAYNGEAGIAGVELAVYYRATAATPLTSEQWLPIDPLPLTASDGTFAIKVAALPDRYYSLTEIDPKGYFSTTTNRYDIGFVTTGQVVTGKNFGDMKLTAVSFSASNVLSMTVNDFREYEVNMATEKNDTDIVLGTKYESGRGNIRGWFNKRYLRDGTQTADVTQLFELGDVSTTRYQYAYEQKSFPTNVNIQAIASDTMNHKAYITKSGSNYLITTANVKNSRHRKDLVLGLSNTSSITYNVAVWPSMDTCKYLASSGFSYDSVGAAVIMDSVPATSPYMYKLIAGGNSAYPVNALAVANFGSDGYADIIAGFSSATNTGGFQMWINTLKIPSLSGKYGETRIFPDSGASQRWTGIGEVLALDAANIVGTASTDLVVGTRDGTGTGSIIVYTGTGTPSGTSKWFLSAKITLNPLGEVTALKIIDINNDGKKDIVAAVRTDEYVGMLQVWLQEASGLNFGMLDATSQRVCSYFAPFDDAEPVCLDAALMKWYTAGTTPHIVVGLRSSEFTGKTLIFDCSGGVLPEVGSDASGGAYLGAVAAVKISDFSMDGRKDIAVADKNGVNEGRLIIYYAQ, from the coding sequence ATGAATACAAAAAACCTTAAAGACCGCGGCTTTACCCTGATAGAGCTGATGATCACCATGGTCATGCTGTCTATTATAGTGGTGGCCATAGTATCGGTGGTAATGAGCAGCCAGAAAGCCAAGCGGAACACCGAGCTGATCTCCGAGGCCCAGCAGACGGCCCGGATACTGGTGGACATGATCAGCGATGACGTCCGTTCGGCGGGGTACGGGGCCAACACCGTGGCCGGACATACGCCGATAGTCTATGCCGCGCCTTACGACATCATGATCTCGGCCAACCTGGCGCCCTATCCCGATGTTCCGGGAACTCCGGGCAGCCCGGCGGCCATAAACCCTGCAAGCACGCCTTTGCCCGGTGGCTCGGGCAGCCCGTTATACGATGGCGGAGCCGGATTTGCCGACGGAGCCGAGACCATCCGGTACACTTTCGACTCCAATAACGACAAAACGGTGACCACTGCCGACCGGGGAGATGACCTGGAGGAAAGGCTGACCCGAAACGATGAATTGTATTCCGTTACCCGCCAGGTCTTTGGCTTTAACGCTACGGCCAATAGCAACGGCGGCAATCCACTGCCGGTGGGTCTGGCCCGTTCCGATTTTCCGGCTCCCGCTGCCGGAGTGATAAAGCCGCTGTTCCAGTACTGGATATCCACCGCCGGCGGGGATGTTTTGCATGGCGATACGGACAATAACGGCTCTTTGTCGGACGAGGAAATTGACAACTTGACACCGGTTCCGGCCGGAAGCTTAAGATCAATCTCCCGGGTTATCATAACGGTAACCACTGCCACCAAGAGCCCCAATTCTAAAGGGGTTTACGAACAGGTGGAGATCGCCACCACCACCACCATTACCAGGAACATAAAAATAACCGAGGGCCGGGTCATTTCCGGCAAGGTGGCCATTGACGGCAATGACAATCAAAAATATGACTCCGGAGAAACCGGTATCCCAAATATAAAGGTGGAAAACCGCACCGATGGACAGGTGGTTTACACCGATGCCAATGGTGATTACTCCTTTGCCGTGGAAGCTAAAAAGCATACCATAGAAATCACCCTGCCAACCTTAACCTGCACTTCTACCGGCAGCGGATTTAGTGTAGTGGACTCGGCAAAACTCTCATATTTGCTGGATGCCACCACCTCCAATGTCACCCGGAATTTTTCCCTGGAACCATATACCCCAGGCTATGTAAGCGGGGTGGTATTTGAAGATTTAGACGGGAACGGCATCAAGGGTAGCGGGGAACTGGGCATCCCCGGTTGCACAGTTTATCTTAAGAATTCGGTAATGACTGATTATACTGACAGCGACGGGAATTATTGCATCGCGGCGGCGCCGGGTACTGACAGCGTAAAGTGCATTGTAATAGTTCACGACCCGGAATACACTCCCACCATACCCAATCCCCCGGCTCATGCAGTTACCATTACCTCAGGGGGATCCGTTGATACCATGAATTTCGGGTTTGTTACCGCCGGGCAGTGCACGCTTAAGGGTAAAGTGTATTTGGACGATGGCAACGGGGCTTATAACGGCGAAGCCGGTATAGCTGGAGTAGAGTTGGCCGTATACTACCGGGCCACTGCGGCCACCCCCCTTACTTCCGAACAATGGCTTCCCATAGACCCCCTGCCTTTAACCGCCTCGGATGGCACCTTTGCCATTAAAGTGGCGGCCCTGCCGGACCGTTATTACAGCCTGACCGAAATTGATCCCAAGGGTTATTTTTCCACCACCACCAACCGTTATGATATCGGCTTTGTGACCACCGGCCAGGTTGTAACCGGTAAAAATTTCGGGGACATGAAACTTACGGCGGTATCCTTCTCGGCCTCCAACGTGCTTTCCATGACGGTCAACGATTTCCGGGAATATGAGGTCAACATGGCCACCGAGAAGAATGATACCGACATCGTGCTGGGCACCAAGTACGAAAGCGGACGCGGCAACATCCGGGGATGGTTCAACAAACGCTATTTGAGAGACGGCACCCAGACTGCTGACGTAACCCAGCTTTTTGAACTCGGCGATGTTTCCACCACCCGTTATCAATATGCCTACGAGCAGAAAAGTTTTCCCACCAACGTCAATATCCAGGCCATAGCCAGCGACACCATGAACCATAAGGCTTATATTACGAAGTCAGGGTCTAATTATTTGATCACGACCGCCAACGTAAAAAATTCCCGCCACCGCAAGGATCTGGTGCTGGGCCTGAGCAACACCTCCAGCATTACTTACAATGTGGCGGTATGGCCCAGCATGGACACCTGCAAATATCTGGCCAGTTCTGGTTTTAGCTATGACTCCGTGGGCGCGGCGGTGATCATGGACTCGGTGCCAGCCACCAGTCCCTATATGTACAAACTTATCGCCGGGGGCAACAGCGCCTATCCAGTTAACGCCCTGGCGGTGGCCAATTTTGGCAGTGACGGTTATGCCGACATAATTGCCGGGTTCAGCAGCGCTACCAATACCGGCGGATTCCAAATGTGGATAAACACTTTGAAGATACCATCGCTAAGCGGCAAATACGGCGAAACCCGGATATTCCCCGATTCCGGGGCCAGCCAGCGTTGGACCGGCATAGGCGAGGTTTTGGCCCTGGACGCCGCCAACATCGTGGGTACCGCCAGCACCGACCTGGTGGTGGGTACCAGGGACGGGACAGGCACCGGTTCCATAATAGTTTACACCGGGACCGGGACGCCCAGCGGGACCAGCAAGTGGTTTTTAAGCGCTAAGATCACCTTAAACCCCTTGGGCGAGGTAACGGCGTTGAAGATCATTGACATTAACAACGACGGCAAAAAGGACATCGTGGCTGCGGTAAGGACAGACGAGTATGTTGGCATGCTGCAGGTTTGGCTGCAGGAGGCTTCGGGATTGAACTTCGGAATGCTTGATGCAACCAGCCAGAGGGTCTGCTCGTATTTTGCGCCATTTGATGACGCCGAACCGGTGTGCCTGGATGCGGCTTTGATGAAATGGTACACGGCCGGCACCACTCCCCACATCGTGGTGGGCTTGCGCAGTTCGGAGTTTACCGGAAAAACCCTGATCTTTGACTGTTCCGGCGGCGTGCTGCCGGAAGTCGGTTCCGATGCTTCCGGTGGTGCTTACCTGGGTGCCGTGGCTGCGGTCAAGATCTCCGATTTCAGCATGGACGGCAGAAAAGACATTGCCGTGGCCGACAAGAACGGGGTGAACGAAGGAAGATTGATAATTTATTACGCTCAGTAA
- a CDS encoding prepilin-type N-terminal cleavage/methylation domain-containing protein: MKSNIFNRTSSNRGFTMVELLVAVMVLSIGLMAMAGVVPMAMRTITTNRILTKAVDYSQQEMETLKRMGFDNLALVNDDHFNPSGNTRYESWVTVTSTTGGAISATDKIRMVRVTTSMKPGTDEADLEPDDVITMISYFTR, from the coding sequence ATGAAATCAAATATTTTTAATAGAACCAGCTCCAACCGGGGCTTTACCATGGTGGAGCTTTTGGTGGCGGTTATGGTGCTGTCAATAGGCTTAATGGCCATGGCCGGGGTGGTTCCCATGGCCATGCGCACCATAACCACAAACCGGATATTGACCAAAGCCGTTGATTACAGCCAGCAGGAGATGGAAACCTTAAAAAGAATGGGTTTTGACAATCTGGCTTTGGTCAATGACGACCATTTTAATCCCAGCGGAAACACCCGTTACGAAAGCTGGGTAACTGTAACCAGCACCACTGGCGGGGCGATTTCCGCGACAGACAAGATCCGGATGGTAAGGGTAACCACTTCCATGAAGCCGGGGACTGACGAAGCCGATCTGGAACCCGATGATGTCATCACCATGATCAGCTATTTCACCAGATAA
- a CDS encoding GspH/FimT family protein translates to MKEKGFTLIELMVVVIIMGVVAAFSVPNFLRSLPTTRLNNSADDLRGKLMLARVRAIGEGVPYIARFTANGTSYTIVKDINANETIDNGEPTVTHSYETGIANDSIPNANPSIVVFSPRGEALTPGGIRLTNGRNEKSRVDVVTSGSVIKH, encoded by the coding sequence ATGAAAGAAAAAGGGTTCACATTAATCGAGCTGATGGTGGTGGTGATCATAATGGGTGTGGTCGCGGCTTTTTCGGTGCCCAATTTTTTGAGGTCATTGCCCACCACCCGGCTTAACAATTCGGCCGATGATCTGCGCGGCAAGTTGATGCTGGCCAGGGTAAGGGCCATAGGCGAGGGAGTTCCTTACATTGCCCGGTTCACCGCCAATGGAACCAGTTATACCATTGTCAAAGATATTAATGCCAACGAAACCATAGACAACGGCGAGCCGACAGTCACCCATAGTTATGAAACCGGAATAGCCAATGATTCCATACCCAATGCCAACCCTTCGATAGTCGTTTTTTCGCCCCGGGGCGAAGCGTTGACCCCGGGCGGGATAAGATTGACGAACGGCCGCAATGAAAAGTCCCGGGTGGATGTGGTCACTTCCGGGTCGGTTATAAAGCATTAA
- a CDS encoding sigma 54-interacting transcriptional regulator, translating to MSNRWQRYELETKLAGFLIVLVLLVINLSGIWLVYKTKSRMDSIQLSQMELLGGLAQAELSRTNGLPKDSLWSSWQNLAQKTGLVSIGLLDAGGRLVFKYDKYQPWNLEPGTYERSSTIMPSSVSYSKNGVAISPAYQRLGLLYFTAFYKTGEGPNLIALEYPAGEDFSLSKAANVQVLAGAIGFGLILIIGLFYLRSIFSPFRQMAQSARSSLGQVPSGQSGSDVDLVVKTYDQMIEQLKARGQTLQKLYDNARDRAEQSELIKKQIVDSIDKALITLERNGEVTSFNRAAAQLAGGEEPAQILRWLKENNLPGLIESKKPQVWEARHPKYGQRYLQAELFDLTGPAGQSSGRIIAVTDITEIKNMEEQGRLYDSALLMAQASQKLLQRITPEIAALKDPACAALAQPGQWQKHVAEIERAVEDMGQYLSYQPAGAPEAGKHSIIHASQAMTDILEMAKKVAKTESTALITGESGTGKELIARAIHRQSPRCTGPFVSINCGALPETLLESELFGYLRGAFTGASKDKPGLLKAAEGGTFFLDEIGELPLSLQVKLLRLLQEREATPVGGTKPFKVDIRLIAATNQDPEQLVKAGKFRQDLFFRLNVFPIELPPLRRRPEDIILLANHFAEKHCQKTKTPVKHFSKASLDVLTGYQWPGNVRELENAVERAVVMAMGNLIKPEHLNIAAAEGKSVPKNEKGLSLLEVSARAAAASEAQMIKEMLKETGGNKSEASRKLKISYRVMLKKIKDYHLE from the coding sequence ATGAGTAACAGATGGCAGAGATACGAGTTAGAGACCAAGCTGGCCGGTTTTTTGATCGTGCTGGTGCTTTTGGTCATTAACCTGTCGGGGATTTGGCTGGTATATAAAACAAAATCCCGGATGGACTCGATCCAGCTCAGCCAAATGGAATTATTGGGCGGTTTGGCCCAGGCCGAACTGTCAAGGACCAATGGTCTGCCAAAGGATTCGCTTTGGTCCTCCTGGCAGAACCTGGCCCAAAAGACCGGCCTGGTCAGCATCGGCCTGCTGGATGCCGGCGGCAGGCTGGTCTTTAAATATGACAAATACCAGCCCTGGAACCTGGAACCTGGGACATACGAAAGATCTTCAACCATTATGCCGTCGTCCGTCTCGTACAGTAAGAACGGAGTGGCCATTTCCCCCGCCTACCAAAGGCTGGGGCTTTTGTATTTTACCGCCTTTTATAAAACAGGGGAAGGCCCGAACCTCATTGCTCTGGAATATCCGGCCGGCGAAGATTTTTCCCTTTCCAAGGCGGCAAATGTCCAGGTGCTGGCCGGAGCCATAGGATTCGGGTTGATATTGATCATAGGGCTTTTCTACCTCAGGAGCATCTTTTCGCCTTTTAGGCAGATGGCCCAAAGCGCCCGCAGCAGTCTGGGCCAGGTGCCTTCCGGCCAGTCCGGCTCCGACGTGGACCTGGTGGTGAAAACCTATGATCAAATGATAGAACAGCTGAAGGCCAGGGGCCAAACCCTGCAGAAACTTTACGACAATGCCCGCGACCGGGCCGAGCAGAGCGAGCTGATAAAAAAGCAGATCGTGGACAGCATCGACAAGGCCCTGATCACGCTTGAAAGGAACGGGGAAGTAACCTCGTTCAACCGGGCGGCGGCCCAACTGGCCGGAGGGGAAGAGCCCGCCCAGATCTTACGATGGCTTAAGGAAAACAACCTCCCTGGTCTGATCGAAAGCAAAAAGCCGCAGGTGTGGGAAGCCAGACACCCTAAATACGGCCAGCGCTACCTTCAGGCCGAATTGTTTGATCTTACCGGTCCTGCCGGACAAAGCTCCGGAAGAATCATAGCGGTGACGGACATCACCGAGATCAAAAACATGGAGGAACAGGGCCGGCTTTACGACAGCGCCCTGCTGATGGCCCAGGCTTCCCAAAAACTGCTGCAAAGGATCACGCCCGAGATAGCGGCCTTAAAAGATCCGGCCTGCGCCGCCCTGGCCCAGCCCGGCCAGTGGCAAAAACATGTGGCCGAGATCGAGCGGGCGGTGGAGGACATGGGGCAGTATCTAAGCTACCAACCGGCCGGGGCGCCGGAAGCGGGGAAACATTCGATCATCCATGCCTCCCAGGCCATGACAGATATACTGGAGATGGCTAAGAAGGTGGCCAAGACCGAGAGCACGGCGCTGATCACCGGGGAATCCGGCACCGGCAAGGAGCTCATCGCCAGGGCAATCCACCGACAGAGCCCCAGGTGCACGGGACCTTTTGTATCCATAAACTGCGGGGCCCTGCCGGAGACGCTTTTGGAGTCGGAGCTTTTCGGCTACTTGCGGGGCGCCTTCACCGGGGCCTCCAAGGACAAGCCCGGGCTGTTAAAGGCGGCCGAGGGGGGCACCTTCTTTCTGGACGAGATCGGAGAGCTTCCCCTTTCGTTGCAGGTGAAACTGCTGCGGTTACTGCAGGAGCGGGAGGCCACCCCGGTGGGCGGCACCAAGCCGTTCAAGGTTGATATCCGGCTGATAGCGGCCACCAACCAGGATCCGGAACAGCTGGTGAAGGCGGGGAAGTTCAGGCAGGACCTGTTTTTCCGGCTAAATGTCTTTCCCATTGAACTGCCACCGCTGCGCCGGCGGCCCGAGGATATCATTTTATTGGCCAACCATTTTGCCGAAAAACACTGCCAAAAGACCAAAACCCCGGTCAAGCATTTCAGCAAGGCCAGCCTGGATGTCTTGACCGGCTACCAGTGGCCGGGCAATGTAAGGGAGCTGGAGAATGCAGTGGAACGGGCGGTGGTGATGGCCATGGGGAATCTGATCAAGCCCGAGCATCTGAACATTGCAGCAGCAGAAGGCAAAAGCGTTCCCAAGAACGAAAAAGGCCTGAGTCTGCTGGAAGTTTCGGCCAGGGCTGCGGCCGCCTCCGAGGCTCAAATGATCAAGGAGATGTTGAAGGAGACCGGGGGAAACAAAAGCGAAGCTTCCCGCAAGCTAAAGATCAGCTACCGGGTGATGCTGAAGAAGATCAAGGATTACCATCTGGAGTGA
- a CDS encoding Spy/CpxP family protein refolding chaperone has product MKKTLTLAAVLLIAAGVALAQCPMGQGKGDGPKGGAMMEQGGMKDCGNPGMGMGQGQWWENPEIAKNLGLTSEQTEKIDQLSLKHRKEMVKLEAEMKISRMEYQDIMEGNATDSEIRKKSGEMKSLMNKLHDAKTEHMLELRKVLTADQQKKLKAEHRGMRRQMKNNPDCPNKD; this is encoded by the coding sequence ATGAAAAAGACACTTACCCTGGCCGCCGTCCTGCTGATAGCAGCCGGCGTGGCCCTGGCCCAGTGCCCCATGGGGCAGGGCAAGGGAGACGGCCCCAAAGGCGGAGCCATGATGGAACAGGGCGGAATGAAGGATTGTGGAAATCCCGGAATGGGAATGGGACAGGGCCAATGGTGGGAGAACCCGGAGATCGCCAAGAACCTGGGTTTGACCTCCGAGCAGACGGAAAAGATCGACCAGCTGTCCTTAAAACACCGCAAGGAGATGGTGAAACTGGAAGCAGAGATGAAGATCTCCCGGATGGAATACCAGGACATCATGGAAGGCAATGCCACCGACAGCGAGATCCGCAAGAAATCCGGCGAGATGAAGTCCCTGATGAACAAGCTGCATGACGCCAAGACCGAGCATATGCTGGAATTGCGTAAGGTTTTGACCGCCGACCAGCAGAAGAAGCTGAAGGCCGAGCACCGCGGAATGCGCCGCCAGATGAAGAACAATCCTGATTGTCCAAACAAGGACTGA